Proteins encoded in a region of the Zea mays cultivar B73 chromosome 2, Zm-B73-REFERENCE-NAM-5.0, whole genome shotgun sequence genome:
- the LOC100278112 gene encoding uncharacterized protein isoform X1, translating into MKKATHTGQRAALPLRPSLLSPPPSLRSTLPSCSDFRPRRALPMAAGRGDAASMVAVGLVWGATNALMRRGALVWDRRARACPSGNVLRRWAELLLTWQYSAPFAANLSASAAFFALLGGAPISVAVPVTNAVTFAATAAAAAALGERVRPAPAVLGTTLIVLGVWVCIS; encoded by the coding sequence ATGAAAAAAGCGACGCACACCGGCCAGCGGGCAGCTCTTCCTCTCAGGCCAAGTCTACTCTCACCTCCCCCGTCTCTCAGATCCACGCTGCCTAGTTGTTCGGACTTCAGACCCCGCCGTGCGCTGCCCATGGCCGCGGGTCGCGGCGACGCGGCGAGCATGGTGGCGGTGGGTCTGGTGTGGGGCGCCACCAACGCGCTGATGCGGCGGGGCGCGCTCGTCTGGGACCGCCGCGCCCGTGCCTGCCCCTCCGGCAACGTCCTCCGGCGGTGGGCGGAGCTGCTCCTGACGTGGCAGTACTCGGCGCCGTTCGCCGCCAACCTGAGCGCGTCCGCGGCCTTCTTCGCGCTCCTCGGCGGCGCGCCCATCTCCGTGGCCGTCCCCGTCACCAACGCCGTCACTTTCGCCGccacggccgccgccgccgcggccctTGGCGAGCGCGTCCGGCCAGCGCCCGCGGTCCTTGGTACCACGCTCATCGTCCTCGGCGTCTGGGTCTGCATCTCGTAG